A genome region from Cucurbita pepo subsp. pepo cultivar mu-cu-16 chromosome LG02, ASM280686v2, whole genome shotgun sequence includes the following:
- the LOC111787711 gene encoding zinc finger protein ZAT10-like gives MALEALNSPTTPSPALHYDDPSLNSLESWSKRKRTKRPRGFDNPPTEEEYLALCLIMLARGGATASDPDHRLAYEVPIPAQPISVVKLSYKCSVCDKAFSSYQALGGHKASHRKSATGEDHSTSSTITTSATATTAVGGGKSHECSICHKSFPTGQALGGHKRCHYDGGIGNNNNNNHHNQTHSHNNNHTVTSSEGVGSTHTQSHSHRDFDLNLPALPELSPGFFINSGDEEVQSPLPLKKPRILTIPKVEITQT, from the coding sequence ATGGCTCTTGAAGCTCTGAATTCGCCCACCACTCCATCGCCGGCGCTGCACTACGACGACCCGAGTCTCAATTCGTTGGAGTCTTGGTCTAAGAGGAAGAGAACCAAGCGTCCGCGGGGATTCGACAACCCTCCAACCGAGGAGGAGTATTTAGCGTTATGTCTTATCATGCTTGCTCGAGGCGGTGCCACCGCCTCTGACCCTGACCACCGACTTGCTTATGAAGTTCCGATTCCGGCTCAACCCATATCCGTTGTTAAACTTAGCTACAAGTGCTCTGTTTGCGACAAGGCGTTTTCGTCTTACCAGGCTTTGGGTGGACATAAAGCGAGTCATAGAAAATCAGCTACAGGGGAAGACCACTCCACTTCCTCCACCATAACCACTTCCGCCACCGCTACCACCGCCGTCGGTGGGGGTAAATCCCACGAGTGCTCTATTTGCCATAAGTCTTTTCCCACCGGTCAGGCCTTGGGTGGCCACAAGCGTTGCCACTACGACGGCGGAATtggcaacaacaacaacaacaaccaccACAACCAAACACACAGTCACAACAACAACCACACCGTGACATCGTCCGAAGGAGTTGGGTCGACCCACACGCAGAGCCACAGCCACCGGGACTTCGACCTCAACCTCCCCGCCTTGCCGGAGCTATCTCCGGGATTCTTCATCAATTCCGGCGACGAGGAGGTCCAAAGCCCATTACCCCTGAAGAAGCCTCGAATCTTAACAATTCCCAAAGTCGAAATCACTCAGACATGA